In Corynebacterium nuruki S6-4, the following proteins share a genomic window:
- a CDS encoding iron chelate uptake ABC transporter family permease subunit, with translation MTVPDTAQTTGQDTTGTAGTAGETARSTAERLHRSAVARTGWLIVGVVVLLVIMVLSTAVGSRHVGLGDILAAYLGDSDGIDRGAVAKRIPRTVLAVVTGAALGVTGAVMQGVTRNPLADPGILGINTGASLAVVLGITYLSMSAASDYIWLALGGAAVTAVFVYLIGSLGHGGATPLKLALAGSATAAALTSFISAVTLTRNDIVDLARDWEIGGVGGGTWDSVRLIAPFLVVGFLACLLSARGLNSLALGDELAAGLGEKVWLTRICAAAGAVVLCGAATAVTGPIGFVGLVVPHACRLLIGVDHRWLIPFSAVAGAALLTAADILGRIVARPAELEVGILTALIGAPVFIAIVRRQKVRAL, from the coding sequence GTGACCGTCCCAGACACCGCGCAGACGACCGGGCAGGACACTACTGGCACAGCCGGCACGGCCGGGGAGACGGCCCGGTCCACCGCCGAACGGCTCCACCGGTCGGCGGTGGCGCGGACCGGCTGGCTGATCGTCGGCGTCGTCGTCCTGCTCGTCATCATGGTGCTGTCCACCGCCGTCGGATCACGGCACGTCGGGCTCGGCGACATCCTCGCCGCCTACCTCGGCGACAGTGACGGCATCGACCGCGGTGCCGTCGCCAAACGCATCCCGCGGACCGTCCTCGCCGTCGTCACCGGCGCCGCCCTCGGCGTCACCGGTGCGGTGATGCAGGGTGTCACCCGCAATCCGCTGGCCGACCCCGGCATCCTCGGCATCAACACCGGTGCCTCCCTCGCCGTCGTCCTCGGCATCACCTACCTCAGCATGTCCGCGGCGTCCGACTACATCTGGCTGGCGCTCGGCGGCGCGGCGGTCACCGCCGTCTTCGTCTACCTCATCGGGTCCCTCGGCCACGGTGGGGCGACACCGCTGAAACTCGCCCTCGCCGGTTCGGCGACGGCTGCCGCGCTGACCTCCTTCATCAGCGCGGTCACCCTGACCCGCAACGACATCGTCGACCTCGCCCGCGACTGGGAGATCGGCGGGGTCGGCGGCGGCACGTGGGACTCGGTCCGGCTCATCGCCCCGTTCCTCGTCGTCGGGTTCCTCGCCTGCCTGCTGTCCGCCCGCGGCCTGAACTCACTGGCCCTCGGCGACGAGCTCGCCGCCGGGCTCGGCGAGAAGGTCTGGCTGACCCGGATCTGTGCCGCGGCGGGCGCGGTGGTGCTGTGCGGTGCCGCGACAGCGGTCACCGGGCCGATCGGTTTCGTCGGGCTCGTCGTCCCGCACGCCTGCCGGCTGCTCATCGGGGTCGACCACCGCTGGCTCATCCCGTTCTCCGCCGTCGCCGGGGCCGCGCTGCTCACCGCCGCCGACATCCTCGGCCGGATCGTCGCCCGGCCCGCCGAACTCGAGGTCGGTATCCTCACCGCCCTCATCGGCGCCCCCGTGTTCATCGCCATCGTCCGCCGCCAGAAGGTGCGTGCCCTGTGA
- a CDS encoding DUF805 domain-containing protein: MSSRSEYWWVVLFQIIIAAILAILQSATDNSTGANIVTIIVELALLIPYLSIHWRRLHDAGFAGPWWFITVLPVIGSIVLLIMCLMPTRPQKQKASWDDPQRPTQQARG, encoded by the coding sequence ATGTCATCCCGCAGTGAGTACTGGTGGGTAGTACTTTTCCAGATTATTATCGCCGCGATTCTCGCCATTTTACAGTCGGCGACCGACAATTCGACCGGCGCGAACATCGTGACAATCATCGTCGAACTCGCCCTGCTCATCCCCTACCTGTCCATTCACTGGCGGCGACTGCATGACGCGGGGTTCGCCGGTCCCTGGTGGTTCATCACGGTGCTCCCGGTCATCGGCAGCATCGTCCTGCTGATCATGTGCCTGATGCCCACCCGTCCCCAGAAGCAGAAGGCCTCGTGGGACGACCCCCAGCGTCCCACGCAGCAGGCCCGCGGGTGA
- a CDS encoding TetR/AcrR family transcriptional regulator, which produces MGGPVNGVAQPTECVPDPSAEVAVTQPIRVTGPGRKPKFREEDVLREAMAMGLDCFTLTGIAERLGVVTSALYRLFPNRDMVVERCLQQVIAECRTPSPDMTWQDTLRLWGSEIWRLIGTFDGLAVIIMKYEYSGWLISNLWTAYTESLLASGRTRGQVIFALRIIADIDIGAGLRTEGAPSPELVGDPGDWRWQERHRSGIPVEDLWTTTPSVQSKIEIVIEGLERHWPEANDMAEHAG; this is translated from the coding sequence ATGGGTGGACCGGTCAACGGCGTGGCACAGCCGACAGAGTGCGTTCCTGACCCGTCGGCGGAAGTAGCCGTCACGCAGCCGATACGTGTCACGGGTCCCGGCCGGAAACCGAAGTTCCGGGAGGAGGACGTTCTCCGCGAGGCGATGGCGATGGGGCTCGACTGCTTCACCCTCACCGGTATCGCGGAGCGGCTCGGGGTGGTGACCTCCGCGCTCTACCGGCTCTTCCCGAACCGGGACATGGTTGTCGAGAGGTGCCTGCAGCAGGTCATCGCCGAGTGCCGCACACCGTCCCCGGACATGACCTGGCAGGACACGTTGCGGCTGTGGGGTTCCGAGATCTGGCGCCTCATCGGCACGTTCGACGGCCTGGCGGTCATCATCATGAAGTACGAGTACAGCGGCTGGCTGATCAGCAACCTGTGGACGGCCTACACTGAGTCGTTGCTGGCGTCCGGCCGGACCCGGGGTCAGGTCATTTTCGCACTGCGGATCATCGCTGACATCGATATCGGCGCCGGCCTGCGGACGGAGGGGGCCCCGAGCCCCGAGCTCGTCGGTGATCCGGGGGACTGGCGGTGGCAGGAACGCCACCGGAGCGGCATCCCGGTCGAGGACCTGTGGACCACCACGCCGAGCGTGCAGTCGAAGATCGAGATCGTCATCGAAGGGCTCGAGCGCCACTGGCCGGAGGCTAACGACATGGCGGAGCACGCGGGCTGA
- a CDS encoding FecCD family ABC transporter permease — MRRDRLRRRRRWWTVVGILVVLVLAAWCCSLVFGRTYYPPADVWRVILGEHVSGASFTVGNLRLPRASLGLVCGLAFGLGGVVFQTMLRNPLASPDIIGISSGASAAAVFSIVTLSLSRTATSAVAIVAALLVALVVFGLSWKGGVAGTRLILIGIGVAAMLTAVTNWQLARADSWNTQQAMRWLTGSLNSASWTDVLLVAAALVGALLVVVADFCGQFAFDTRYPVGVVTGVLGAPYLIYLIIRTNRSGGSL, encoded by the coding sequence GTGCGCCGCGACCGGCTTCGGCGACGTCGCCGCTGGTGGACCGTCGTCGGCATCCTCGTCGTCCTCGTCCTCGCCGCCTGGTGCTGTTCGCTGGTCTTCGGACGCACCTACTATCCGCCGGCCGACGTGTGGCGGGTCATCCTCGGCGAGCACGTCTCCGGGGCGTCCTTCACCGTCGGGAACCTCCGCCTGCCGCGGGCGAGCCTCGGGCTGGTCTGCGGTCTCGCCTTCGGCCTCGGTGGTGTGGTCTTCCAGACCATGCTGCGCAACCCGCTGGCCAGCCCCGACATCATCGGCATCAGCTCCGGGGCCTCCGCCGCGGCCGTGTTCTCCATCGTCACCCTCTCACTGAGCCGTACCGCGACCTCGGCGGTGGCCATCGTCGCCGCCCTGCTCGTCGCCCTCGTCGTGTTCGGACTGTCCTGGAAGGGCGGGGTGGCGGGGACCCGCCTGATCCTCATCGGCATCGGGGTGGCCGCCATGCTCACCGCGGTCACGAACTGGCAGCTCGCGCGGGCGGACAGCTGGAACACCCAGCAGGCGATGCGGTGGCTCACCGGCAGTCTCAACAGCGCCTCCTGGACCGACGTCCTCCTCGTCGCCGCGGCCCTCGTCGGTGCGCTGCTCGTCGTCGTCGCCGACTTCTGCGGCCAGTTCGCCTTCGACACCCGCTACCCGGTGGGTGTGGTCACCGGGGTGCTCGGCGCCCCGTACCTGATCTACCTCATCATCCGCACCAACCGCTCCGGAGGCTCGTTGTGA
- a CDS encoding ABC transporter ATP-binding protein produces MTADHSLTAEGLSLGYADHAVIHGIDLSVLPGRVTGIIGANACGKSTLLKSMSRLLKPTGGVVLLDGRDVHTVPPKELARTLGLLPQSPIAPEGITVADLVGRGRHPHQGILSRWSREDDEAVAAALDTTHTADLADRAVDELSGGQRQRVWIAMALAQQTDLLLLDEPTTYLDVAHQVEVLDLLTDLNEASGITVVMVLHDLNLAARYCDEIVMIADGKVEAVGEPAEVFTEERVEKVFGLRSRIITDPVSGTPLVLPIGRHRVL; encoded by the coding sequence GTGACCGCCGACCATTCACTGACTGCCGAAGGGCTCTCGCTCGGCTACGCCGACCACGCTGTCATCCACGGCATCGACCTGTCGGTCCTGCCCGGCAGGGTCACCGGCATCATCGGCGCGAACGCCTGCGGCAAGTCCACCCTCCTCAAGTCCATGTCGCGGCTGCTCAAGCCGACCGGGGGCGTGGTACTGCTCGACGGCAGGGACGTGCACACCGTCCCGCCGAAGGAACTGGCCCGCACCCTCGGGCTGCTGCCGCAGTCGCCCATCGCCCCGGAGGGCATCACCGTCGCCGACCTCGTCGGACGCGGACGCCACCCCCACCAGGGCATCCTGTCCCGCTGGAGCCGGGAGGACGACGAGGCCGTGGCCGCCGCCCTCGACACGACCCACACCGCCGATCTGGCGGACCGGGCGGTCGACGAACTGTCCGGCGGACAGCGGCAGCGGGTGTGGATCGCCATGGCCCTGGCGCAGCAGACCGACCTGCTGCTGCTCGACGAGCCGACGACGTACCTCGACGTCGCCCACCAGGTGGAGGTCCTCGACCTGCTGACCGACCTCAACGAGGCGTCCGGGATCACGGTCGTCATGGTGCTGCACGACCTGAACCTCGCCGCCCGCTACTGCGACGAGATCGTCATGATCGCCGACGGGAAGGTCGAGGCGGTGGGGGAGCCGGCCGAGGTGTTCACAGAGGAGCGGGTGGAGAAGGTCTTCGGGCTGCGGTCGCGGATCATCACCGACCCGGTCTCGGGCACGCCGCTGGTCCTGCCCATCGGACGCCACCGGGTGCTGTGA
- a CDS encoding cation:proton antiporter, giving the protein MIAVILWAMASAGLRRHHLSGTVAMVLCGLVSGIFLIGDLEAHLDTDLAEHIVELVLAVLLFLDATEVRGGFLAGERSIVTRLLAGALPLSLLAAAGTAALMFPSVPVAVALILACVAMPVDFAPAPDLIRDRRWPRRLRHGLAVESGYNDGIFSPVFAAALFLAAGSGQEDAATASLGHAVPAIGWAVLVGAGTGAVVGVLARVATDRDWTTSHGLRVVMLLLPLTVHGFTVLVGGNGFVAAFLAGLVYRRTRVTGTDDQGNIPRDELLLVDDVGQVMSLFMWFVVGAVATLLFQDPVDWRAAVFALLALTVLRVVPVFLVFLAFPGSGLPARERLTLGLLGPRGTSTIVFGLLAFNALDDANASLVLQVTVLTVLGSSILHGVLATRVPPAPAAENPPAHR; this is encoded by the coding sequence ATGATCGCGGTCATTCTGTGGGCGATGGCGTCCGCCGGACTCCGCCGTCACCACCTGTCCGGCACCGTGGCCATGGTGCTGTGCGGCCTCGTGTCCGGAATCTTCCTCATCGGGGACCTCGAGGCCCATCTGGACACCGACCTGGCGGAACACATCGTCGAACTCGTCCTCGCCGTCCTGCTGTTCCTGGACGCCACCGAGGTCCGCGGCGGATTCCTCGCCGGCGAACGGAGCATCGTCACCAGGCTGCTCGCCGGTGCGCTCCCCCTGTCACTCCTCGCCGCGGCCGGGACCGCCGCGCTGATGTTCCCGTCCGTCCCGGTCGCCGTCGCCCTGATTCTCGCCTGCGTCGCCATGCCCGTCGATTTCGCACCGGCCCCCGACCTCATCCGCGACCGGCGGTGGCCCCGCCGGCTCCGGCACGGCCTCGCCGTGGAGAGCGGCTACAACGACGGCATCTTCTCGCCCGTGTTCGCCGCCGCCCTCTTCCTCGCGGCCGGATCCGGTCAGGAGGACGCCGCGACCGCCTCACTCGGTCACGCGGTGCCCGCCATCGGCTGGGCGGTTCTCGTCGGCGCCGGGACCGGGGCCGTCGTCGGCGTCCTCGCCCGGGTTGCGACGGACCGCGACTGGACGACATCACACGGCCTGCGCGTGGTGATGCTGCTCCTGCCCCTCACCGTCCACGGCTTCACCGTCCTGGTCGGCGGCAACGGATTCGTCGCCGCGTTCCTCGCCGGACTCGTCTACCGGCGCACCCGCGTGACCGGGACCGACGACCAGGGCAACATCCCCCGTGACGAACTCCTCCTCGTCGACGACGTCGGACAGGTGATGTCACTGTTCATGTGGTTCGTGGTGGGCGCGGTGGCCACGCTCCTGTTCCAGGATCCCGTCGACTGGCGCGCCGCCGTCTTCGCCCTGCTCGCACTGACCGTCCTGCGGGTCGTCCCCGTCTTCCTCGTCTTCCTCGCCTTCCCCGGCAGTGGTCTCCCGGCACGGGAGCGGCTCACGCTCGGCCTGCTGGGGCCGCGCGGGACCTCCACGATCGTGTTCGGCCTGCTCGCGTTCAACGCCCTGGACGACGCCAACGCCTCACTCGTCCTCCAGGTCACGGTGCTCACCGTCCTCGGCAGCAGCATCCTCCACGGCGTCCTGGCGACCCGGGTCCCGCCGGCACCGGCCGCGGAGAACCCGCCGGCGCACCGGTGA